A DNA window from Hevea brasiliensis isolate MT/VB/25A 57/8 chromosome 2, ASM3005281v1, whole genome shotgun sequence contains the following coding sequences:
- the LOC110640042 gene encoding protein LIKE COV 3 → MTTRDMEIEGDLELLIPVAEIPQNAKCKTSSSSSTVGSSSHRLSGLEAISKVVRSWASKKFMTGCVILLPIAVTFYITWGFVHFVDGFFSPVYDHLGINIFGLGFATSITFIFLVGIFMSSWLGASVLTIGEWFIKKMPLVSYIYSSSKQISAAISPDQTTNAFKEVAIIRHPRIGEYAFGFITSTVILQRSMGEEELCCVYVPTNHLYVGDIFLISTKDILRPNLSVREGIEIIISGGMSVPQIMTTKDAQTIPAARLCKYPSSKV, encoded by the exons ATGACAACAAGAGATATGGAGATAGAAGGAGATCTAGAGCTGTTGATACCAGTCGCAGAAATTCCGCAAAACGCAAAATGTAAAACGTCGTCGTCTTCATCTACCGTTGGCTCCTCTTCCCACCGTCTTTCTGGCCTTGAG GCAATATCAAAAGTAGTACGCAGCTGGGCTTCAAAAAAGTTTATGACAGGATG TGTCATTCTTCTTCCAATAGCGGTCACATTCTACATTACGTGGGGTTTTGTTCATTTTGTGGATGGTTTCTTCTCTCCAGTCTATGATCATCTGGGTATCAATATTTTTG GTCTTGGGTTTGCTACATCCATCACTTTTATATTCTTAGTTGGCATTTTCATGTCATCATGGTTAGGAGCTTCTGTTCTTACTATTGGGGAATGGTTTATTAAGAAAATGCCACTCGTAAGCTATATATATTCTTCCTCAAAGCAAATTAGTGCTGCAATATCTCCAG ATCAGACTACTAATGCCTTCAAGGAAGTGGCCATCATAAGGCATCCTCGTATTGGGGAATATGCATTTGGATTTATAACATCCACAGTGATTCTTCAGAGGAGTATGGGTGAAGAAGAACTCTGCTGTGTCTATGTCCCCACCAATCACCTGTATGTTGGAGATATATTTCTCATAAGTACAAAGGATATTCTGAGGCCCAATTTGTCTGTTCGAGAAGGGATTG AAATCATCATCTCTGGTGGCATGTCAGTGCCTCAAATAATGACCACAAAGGATGCACAAACCATTCCTGCAGCAAGACTTTGCAAATACCCTTCATCAAAAGTATAA